Proteins from a genomic interval of Pseudomonas silesiensis:
- the yacG gene encoding DNA gyrase inhibitor YacG: MSQTPTVDCPTCGAPVEWSPESKFRPFCSDRCKLIDLGAWASEEHKIPVSPDAEDDMFSEDFEPRH, translated from the coding sequence ATGAGCCAAACCCCAACCGTCGATTGCCCAACCTGCGGCGCCCCTGTCGAGTGGAGCCCCGAAAGCAAATTCCGGCCATTCTGCTCGGACCGTTGCAAACTGATCGACCTGGGCGCCTGGGCGTCGGAAGAACACAAGATTCCGGTGAGCCCGGATGCCGAAGACGACATGTTCAGCGAAGATTTCGAGCCGCGTCACTGA
- the coaE gene encoding dephospho-CoA kinase (Dephospho-CoA kinase (CoaE) performs the final step in coenzyme A biosynthesis.) — protein sequence MNTLVEKPWILGLTGGIGSGKSAAAQHFIDLGVHLVDADHAARWVVEPGRPALAKIAEHFGPGVLQADGQLDRAALRKLIFEVPEERRWLEALLHPLIAEEIADHLAKAQSPYAILVSPLLIESGQYAMTQRVLVIDAPEQLQIERTLQRDQTSEQQVQAILKAQSSRQDRLSHADDVVVNDRDLAWLHSEVERLHHFYLTLRGGQS from the coding sequence ATGAATACCCTTGTGGAAAAACCCTGGATTCTCGGCCTGACCGGCGGCATCGGCAGCGGCAAAAGCGCGGCTGCCCAGCACTTCATTGACCTGGGCGTGCACCTGGTGGACGCCGACCATGCGGCGCGTTGGGTGGTGGAACCGGGGCGCCCGGCCCTGGCGAAGATCGCCGAACACTTCGGTCCCGGCGTGCTGCAAGCCGACGGGCAGCTGGATCGCGCGGCGCTGCGCAAACTGATCTTTGAAGTGCCGGAAGAACGCCGCTGGCTCGAAGCACTGCTGCATCCGCTGATCGCCGAAGAAATCGCCGATCATCTGGCCAAGGCACAATCGCCTTATGCGATTCTGGTTTCGCCGTTGCTGATCGAGTCAGGTCAGTACGCCATGACCCAACGGGTGCTGGTGATCGATGCGCCCGAACAGCTACAGATCGAACGCACCCTGCAGCGCGACCAGACCAGCGAACAACAGGTCCAGGCGATCCTCAAGGCCCAGTCCAGCCGCCAGGATCGCCTGAGCCATGCCGACGATGTGGTGGTCAATGACCGCGACCTCGCCTGGCTGCACAGCGAGGTCGAACGCCTGCATCACTTTTACCTTACATTGCGTGGAGGCCAGTCATGA